One Varibaculum prostatecancerukia genomic window, CTTGGCACACCATTTGGGCGAAGAAATAATAGACAGTAGCGGCATTTTCAGGGTATTTTCCCTGCCAGTGCACGAAAGCTAAATGACGGCGATTCCGTTTTACTTGGGCATCGACCTGAATCTTAGCCATCTGGAGGGTAACTAAACTGGCGGGATTTTGCCGATCCTTCCCCTGCAGCAAAGAATCAAGAACCGTTGCCCCACATTCTTTTAGTTCCCCGAGAGTCTTTTCGTCCAGGGGGAACAGCGGTAAAACGGCGGCATCGGTTCCCCTAATAGTAGAAAGTAAATTATCGGGATGATCTTGCAGGTGAACTGTGCAAACTACGCTAATTCCCACCTGGGCAAGCATAATTGTCATATCGCGTAGCAGGGCGGAGTGATCCTCGCCAATATCGACAGCAGGCACTACGATATCGACCTTTGTCTTTCCAGCCAGCGTCGCCAAGGTGCCTCCTCGATTGCAAGTTTGATTCTATTCTACATATTTCCGCCGTCTTAATAGCCGCTATCTGCGTCTAATCTCTTTTGGGCGTAAACATCGCGGAAAGTTCCGATCCGCGGTCTTAAATTACCCCCGAATTTGCTTGGCAACTAAAGTGTAAGACAAACGAGAGAACAAACATTTAAGAAAGGTGAACCTGTGTCTGACGCGACCACACCTATCTCCCCGCTAGATCAAGAGGGAATTGCCCGGGCAGTTGCGGCGGCGGAAGCCGATTTTTCTACTGCCGGCTCGCTAGAAGAATTAAAGAGGGCGCGCGGAGCTCACCTGGGTGATAACGCGCCGATTATCCTGGCTAACCGGGAGATTCGTAACCTCGATAAGAAGGATAAAGCCCAGGCGGGAAAGAATCTTGGCGGTGCCAAGAAACAGTTGCATGCCGCCTATGACCAGCGGCTAACCGCCCTCGAGAAAGAAAAAGAAGCCCAAACCCTGGCGGCGGAGGCACTGGATGT contains:
- a CDS encoding substrate-binding domain-containing protein, coding for MATLAGKTKVDIVVPAVDIGEDHSALLRDMTIMLAQVGISVVCTVHLQDHPDNLLSTIRGTDAAVLPLFPLDEKTLGELKECGATVLDSLLQGKDRQNPASLVTLQMAKIQVDAQVKRNRRHLAFVHWQGKYPENAATVYYFFAQMVCQATGMATPIQLALPEDPENIASYLLGALQKHPSIDGFCAIDDTTAMAIVHGLRECGRMVPQDGSVVGGFDTPAGQVSRPPISSIKVDTRALAYQELMHIAQREGDDLDLGKAPSGQLLQYVARESL